Proteins encoded within one genomic window of Tigriopus californicus strain San Diego chromosome 12, Tcal_SD_v2.1, whole genome shotgun sequence:
- the LOC131891770 gene encoding uncharacterized protein LOC131891770 isoform X1, producing the protein MHLRKHLHFRANIMIVATCLMVSLVFFIHGQMVNSYAIFPHIGTYRLDRGNQHLEMDDESSGTMPECNGEMSQEFNTEISNLSGCFNFQTPGFNDGGYPNNTMNGGRLYVCRYVFQFGAEVTGTVTVKKAGFELQAPTQAGNCVDAVSVTPVTKDLNDPEERGQQDNFASFCGVISEDKSLSFSSSSLSVFLVADATVNGNGAEIETCFD; encoded by the exons ATGCATTTACGTAAACACTTGCATTTCAGAGCCAACATTATGATTGTAGCAACATGCCTCATGGTCTCATTGGTGTTTTTTATTCATGGACAAATGGTCAATTCCTACGCCATCTTCCCGCACATTGGCACCTACAGAC TCGATCGAGGCAATCAACATTTAGAAATGGACGACGAGTCTTCTGGAACGATGCCAGAATGCAACGGAGAAATGAGTCAAGAATTCAACACTGAAATTTCGAATCTCAGTGGATGCTTTAATTTCCAAACCCCTGGTTTTAACGATGGAGGATATCCGAACAACACAATGAATGGAGGGAGACTTTATGTATGCAGATACGTTTTTCAG TTTGGGGCTGAGGTAACTGGAACGGTGACCGTTAAAAAAGCAGGATTCGAGTTACAAGCACCGACACAAGCAGGAAATTGCGTGGATGCTGTCTCAGTTACTCCTGTGACGAAAGACTTGAATGACCCCGAGGAAAGAGGTCAACAGGATAATTTCGCCTCATTTTGCGGCGTGATTAGCGAAGACAAGAGCCTGagtttctcttcctcttcacTCTCTGTTTTCCTCGTCGCCGATGCTACAGTGAACGGCAACGGAGCCGAAATTGAAACCTGCTTTGATTAA
- the LOC131891770 gene encoding uncharacterized protein LOC131891770 isoform X2 has translation MIVATCLMVSLVFFIHGQMVNSYAIFPHIGTYRLDRGNQHLEMDDESSGTMPECNGEMSQEFNTEISNLSGCFNFQTPGFNDGGYPNNTMNGGRLYVCRYVFQFGAEVTGTVTVKKAGFELQAPTQAGNCVDAVSVTPVTKDLNDPEERGQQDNFASFCGVISEDKSLSFSSSSLSVFLVADATVNGNGAEIETCFD, from the exons ATGATTGTAGCAACATGCCTCATGGTCTCATTGGTGTTTTTTATTCATGGACAAATGGTCAATTCCTACGCCATCTTCCCGCACATTGGCACCTACAGAC TCGATCGAGGCAATCAACATTTAGAAATGGACGACGAGTCTTCTGGAACGATGCCAGAATGCAACGGAGAAATGAGTCAAGAATTCAACACTGAAATTTCGAATCTCAGTGGATGCTTTAATTTCCAAACCCCTGGTTTTAACGATGGAGGATATCCGAACAACACAATGAATGGAGGGAGACTTTATGTATGCAGATACGTTTTTCAG TTTGGGGCTGAGGTAACTGGAACGGTGACCGTTAAAAAAGCAGGATTCGAGTTACAAGCACCGACACAAGCAGGAAATTGCGTGGATGCTGTCTCAGTTACTCCTGTGACGAAAGACTTGAATGACCCCGAGGAAAGAGGTCAACAGGATAATTTCGCCTCATTTTGCGGCGTGATTAGCGAAGACAAGAGCCTGagtttctcttcctcttcacTCTCTGTTTTCCTCGTCGCCGATGCTACAGTGAACGGCAACGGAGCCGAAATTGAAACCTGCTTTGATTAA